CTAATAATACAGCTGATATAACATTAATCGTAGCCTGCACCGGAAAGCATTTTGCTACTCCAACCGGTATAAATATGATATTGCCAGCTATTACGCCAATAGCTATTAAAAGTGATGAAATAGTTAACTTTTTAGTCTTCATGCATTGACACTCCCTTCTCTTATATAATTAAAAAGGAATAAACTCTAAATAAACTAGCGTAAATAGTGTGCTGCATAACTAAAAAAACACAAATCCAAAGGATTTGTGTTAAATTAACGTGATATATAATAATTCATATATAATACACCAATAAACAACTTCCTACGCTGGCATTATCCAGTTCAGGTCATAGGGTCTAAGAATTACAGTTCTTGTTCTCAGTTGGCATATCCAACTCCCCTGTGTTATTTTATTCTTTTTTATTTCATACACCTAATAATAACATAACAAGTTATTATAAACAATTAAATTTCTATTCAAGTCTTATTCCTGATCTCTTAACAGCTATATGCCATCCATGAAGTAATTCTTTCCTATGTTCCTCTGTCATACTAGGTTTAAAACTTCTTGAAATCGCCCAATGCTTTGCAACTTCTTCCTTGCTTTTCCAATACCCTACTGCAAGGCCAGCAAGATAAGCTGCACCAAGTGCTGTAGTTTCAGTAACTTCTGGTCTATCTACTTGAACATTTAAAATATCTGATTGAAACTGCATCAAGAAATTGTTATTGCAAGCTCCTCCATCAACTTTAAGTTCAGTGAGTCTAATCCCGGAATCTTGTTGCATAGCTTTTAGAACATCATGTGTTTGGTATGCAAGTGCTTCAAGAGTTGCTCTTATTAAATGTGCCTTTTTTGATCCTCTTGTAAGTCCTACAATTGTTCCTCTTGCATAAGGATCCCAGTATGGTGCACCAAGGCCTACAAAAGCTGGGACTACATATACTCCATTTGTATCATCTACGGAAGTTGCATATTCTTCGCAATCAGAAGCATTATCAATCATTTGAAGTTCATCTCTTAACCATTGTATAGCTGCTCCTGCTATAAATACACTGCCTTCAAGTGCATACTCTACTTTTCCATCTATTCCCCAAGCAATAGTTGTAAGTAGTCCCTGTTTAGATTCAATTGCTTTATTTCCAGTATTCATAAGCATAAAGCATCCAGTACCATATGTATTTTTAGCTGTTCCTGAATTATAACAAGTTTGCCCGAACAGTGCTGCTTGTTGATCTCCAGCAGCTCCAGCTATAGGGATTTCCCCGCCAAACAATGAACTATCCGTATGTCCATAAATATAACTTGATGGTTTAACTTCTGGAAGCATTGATTTTGGTATGTTTAATGTTTCGAGTAATTCGTCATCCCACTTTAATTCATGGATGTTAAATAGCATTGTTCTTGATGCATTAGAATAATCAGTTACGTATGTTTTTCCTCCAGTCAAATTCCAAATTAACCACGTATCTATGTTACCAAATAATAAATTACCAGCTTCCGCTTCAGCTCTAGCGCCTTCCACATTGTCTAATATCCATTTAATTTTTGTACCAGAGAAATATGCATCCAAAATTAATCCAGTTTTAGCTCTAACTACTTTATCAAAGCCTTTTTCCGTTAATTCATCACAATATTCAGCTGTCCTTCTACATTGCCATACAATCGCATTATATACTGGAACTCCGGTCCTCTTATCCCAAACTACAGTAGTTTCTCTTTGATTTGTAATACCTATCGCTGCAATGTCTGCGGCACTCGCATTAACTTTAGCCATTGCCTCAGTTGCAACACTAATTTGACTTGACCATATTTCCATTGGATCATGTTCTACCCAAGCTGCTTTTGGGAATATCTGAGTAAATTCCTTTTGAGCCGATGTTACAATAAGCCCCTTTTCATTGAATAGAATACATCTTGAACTTGTTGTTCCTTGATCAAGTGCCATTATATATTTAGCCATGTTAGCAAAACTCCTTTTTTTATTAGTTTTATTGAATCGTTTACAAATTAATACACAAAAAAAGCGCCAAAATAAAGCATAATACTTTATAATAACGCGGCTCATTATCTCTGCCAAATATCATATATCATTAATTAAAGTATAACTTATTATTATAGCTTTTGCAATATTAGTTATAATTTTCACAATTTTTCTTTGTTTTTTTACCTTTTTTCGCTATTTATAGTATTACATACTACTAATGTACTAAATTTTATTATACTAATGTATTTTTTATTCATAATAAGAAAAAACAGCCATGATTTTTGTAAATAATTCCTACTATATTTTATAAAAAAGTGGGTAACCTATATAATGCACTGAATATGTACAGTGTAATTTTTATATTCGAAAGGAGATTTTTATGAATAAATATAGTTTAGAAGAGACTAAAAAATTAAATAACCAATCAGCTACAAACGGAGGTTCAAGTGCTGGTATGACTAACAGTACTAGTGATGCTAATTTACAAGAGACAATACAATTAAATAATCAATCAGCTTCAAATAAAGGCACTAGTGGTGCTTCAAGTTCTAGTATGTCAGGTATGTCTAACATG
This window of the Clostridium estertheticum genome carries:
- the glpK gene encoding glycerol kinase GlpK — its product is MAKYIMALDQGTTSSRCILFNEKGLIVTSAQKEFTQIFPKAAWVEHDPMEIWSSQISVATEAMAKVNASAADIAAIGITNQRETTVVWDKRTGVPVYNAIVWQCRRTAEYCDELTEKGFDKVVRAKTGLILDAYFSGTKIKWILDNVEGARAEAEAGNLLFGNIDTWLIWNLTGGKTYVTDYSNASRTMLFNIHELKWDDELLETLNIPKSMLPEVKPSSYIYGHTDSSLFGGEIPIAGAAGDQQAALFGQTCYNSGTAKNTYGTGCFMLMNTGNKAIESKQGLLTTIAWGIDGKVEYALEGSVFIAGAAIQWLRDELQMIDNASDCEEYATSVDDTNGVYVVPAFVGLGAPYWDPYARGTIVGLTRGSKKAHLIRATLEALAYQTHDVLKAMQQDSGIRLTELKVDGGACNNNFLMQFQSDILNVQVDRPEVTETTALGAAYLAGLAVGYWKSKEEVAKHWAISRSFKPSMTEEHRKELLHGWHIAVKRSGIRLE